Proteins encoded in a region of the Dorea longicatena genome:
- a CDS encoding 2-hydroxyacyl-CoA dehydratase, which produces MNQKELYTLGIDIGSTTVKIAILDENNEVVFSDYERHFANIQETLSDLLGRAIHKLGPVHASPVITGSGGLTLAKHLGVPFVQEVIAVSTALQDYAPQTDVAIELGGEDAKIIYFEGGNVEQRMNGVCAGGTGSFIDQMASLLQTDASGLNEYAKNYKALYTIAARCGVFAKTDIQPLINDGAAKEDLAASIFQAVVNQTISGLACGKPIRGHVAFLGGPLHFLSELREAFIRTLKLDDEHIIAPTHSHLFAAVGSALNSKKDLDVALIDMQRRLEGKIKMEFEVDRMEPLFATEADFKEFEERHAKHQVPVKDLATYQGKAFLGIDAGSTTTTAALVGEDGTLLYSFYHNNDGDPLGTTISAIKDIYSKLPEGVEIVHSCSTGYGEALIKAALLLDEGEVETVSHYYAASFFEPDVDCILDIGGQDMKCIKIKNQTVDSVQLNEACSSGCGSFIETFAKSLNYTVEDFAHEALFAKNPIDLGTRCTVFMNSKVKQAQKEGAEVADISAGLAYSVIKNALFKVIKVSDASELGKHIVVQGGTFYNNAVLRSFEKIANCEAIRPDIAGIMGAFGAALIARERYVDCEGTTMLSIEDIEAMEYSTTMTKCKGCTNNCRLTINHFSGGRKFITGNRCERGLGKQKTTNKLPNLFEYKLKRYFDYEPLAEENAPRGLIGIPRVLNMYENYPFWFTFFNKLGFRVVLSPVSNRKVYELGIDSIPSESECYPAKLAHGHVQWLINNGIKTIFYPSIPYERNEFAEANNHYNCPIVTSYPENIKNNIDAIVHGEVDFLHPFISFASEDTISYRLVEELSEKFHIPADEIKKATHTAWEELAACRKDMQKKGEETIKFLNETGNRGIVLAGRPYHIDPEVNHGIPELINSYNIAVLTEDSISHLNPAEHPLNVMDQWMYHSRLYAAANYVKTVDNLDLIQLNSFGCGLDAVTTDQVASILNDSDKIYTSLKIDEVNNLGAARIRVRSLLAAIRVREKRGDKREIKSSAIKKVAFTKEMRKNYTILCPQMSPIHFELLEPAFNSSGYNLQVLPNDNKQAVDVGLKYVNNDACYPSLMVVGQIMEAILSGKYDTHKIAVIISQTGGGCRASNYIGFIRRALKKAGYGHIPVISINLSGLEDNPGFKLTPNLILRGIYGAVFGDIFMKCVYRLRPYEAVPGSVNAMHRKWVKVCQDFVSNGYPSRRKFKRLCREIIEDFDNNIELLDIKKPRVGVVGEILVKFLPAANNYLVDLLESEGAEAVVPDLLDFLLYCFYNQNFKVEKLGFEKKKATTANLGIKALEWFRAPATEAFAASKHFTPPAKIQDLGKMASDIVSLGNQTGEGWFLTGEMLELIHSGAPNIVCTQPFACLPNHVVGKGVIKELRRRYPESNIVAIDFDPGASEVNQLNRLKLMLSTANKNLNK; this is translated from the coding sequence ATGAATCAAAAGGAATTATACACACTTGGTATCGACATCGGTTCTACGACCGTAAAGATTGCCATATTAGATGAGAATAATGAAGTGGTATTTTCTGATTATGAGAGGCATTTCGCTAACATCCAGGAAACTCTTTCCGATTTGTTAGGAAGAGCGATACATAAATTAGGTCCTGTCCATGCATCACCGGTCATCACCGGTTCCGGCGGACTGACACTTGCGAAACACCTTGGAGTACCATTCGTACAGGAAGTTATCGCCGTATCAACTGCTCTTCAGGACTATGCACCTCAGACAGACGTTGCTATCGAGCTTGGCGGGGAAGATGCCAAGATCATCTACTTTGAAGGTGGTAATGTAGAGCAGCGTATGAACGGCGTCTGTGCCGGTGGTACAGGATCCTTCATCGACCAGATGGCTTCTCTTTTACAGACTGATGCCTCCGGACTGAATGAATATGCGAAAAATTATAAAGCTCTCTATACCATTGCCGCACGATGTGGTGTATTTGCCAAGACAGATATCCAGCCTCTGATTAATGACGGTGCTGCCAAAGAAGACCTTGCTGCTTCTATATTCCAGGCAGTTGTCAACCAGACGATCAGCGGACTGGCTTGTGGTAAACCGATTCGCGGACACGTCGCATTCCTCGGAGGACCGCTTCACTTTCTCTCTGAGCTGCGCGAAGCATTTATCCGTACACTGAAGCTGGACGATGAACACATCATCGCCCCGACACATTCCCATCTGTTTGCAGCAGTCGGATCTGCTCTGAATTCCAAGAAAGATCTGGACGTGGCACTCATCGATATGCAACGCCGTCTGGAAGGAAAAATCAAGATGGAATTCGAAGTAGACCGTATGGAGCCGCTGTTTGCAACGGAAGCAGATTTTAAGGAATTTGAGGAACGTCACGCAAAACATCAGGTGCCAGTCAAAGATCTTGCAACTTATCAGGGAAAAGCATTCCTCGGTATCGATGCAGGTTCTACAACAACCACGGCAGCCCTGGTCGGCGAAGACGGTACTTTATTATATTCTTTCTATCATAATAACGATGGAGATCCGCTTGGTACAACGATTTCTGCAATTAAAGACATTTACAGCAAACTGCCGGAAGGCGTGGAAATTGTCCACTCCTGCTCTACCGGATATGGCGAGGCGCTGATCAAGGCCGCTCTCTTGTTGGACGAAGGAGAGGTCGAGACCGTCTCTCACTACTACGCCGCTTCTTTCTTTGAGCCAGACGTAGACTGTATCCTCGACATCGGCGGCCAGGATATGAAATGTATCAAGATCAAGAATCAGACTGTTGACAGCGTGCAGTTAAACGAAGCGTGTTCATCCGGATGCGGTTCTTTTATTGAAACATTTGCGAAATCACTGAATTATACCGTCGAAGACTTTGCTCACGAAGCATTATTTGCCAAGAATCCGATTGACCTTGGTACCCGTTGTACTGTTTTCATGAATTCAAAAGTAAAGCAGGCTCAGAAAGAGGGTGCGGAGGTTGCTGATATTTCAGCTGGTCTTGCTTATTCTGTAATCAAGAACGCATTATTTAAGGTTATCAAGGTATCCGATGCATCTGAACTCGGTAAACACATCGTTGTTCAGGGAGGAACCTTCTACAACAACGCCGTACTGCGAAGCTTTGAAAAGATCGCCAACTGCGAAGCAATTCGTCCGGACATCGCCGGTATCATGGGCGCATTCGGTGCTGCACTGATCGCACGTGAGCGTTACGTTGACTGCGAAGGCACAACCATGCTTTCCATTGAAGACATTGAAGCCATGGAATATTCTACTACCATGACCAAATGTAAGGGATGTACGAATAACTGCCGTCTGACGATCAATCATTTCAGCGGCGGACGTAAGTTCATCACAGGTAACCGTTGTGAGCGTGGTCTTGGAAAACAGAAAACAACAAACAAGCTTCCGAACTTATTTGAATATAAATTAAAACGATATTTTGATTATGAACCATTGGCAGAGGAAAATGCTCCTCGCGGACTCATTGGTATCCCTCGTGTACTGAACATGTACGAGAATTATCCGTTCTGGTTCACATTCTTTAATAAACTGGGATTCCGGGTTGTCCTTTCTCCTGTATCCAACCGCAAGGTATACGAACTGGGAATTGATTCCATCCCGAGTGAATCCGAGTGTTATCCGGCGAAGCTGGCACACGGACATGTACAATGGCTGATCAACAATGGCATTAAGACGATCTTCTATCCTAGTATTCCATATGAAAGGAATGAATTTGCCGAAGCCAACAATCATTACAACTGCCCGATTGTAACTTCCTACCCGGAAAATATCAAGAACAACATTGATGCGATCGTACACGGAGAGGTTGATTTCCTTCATCCGTTCATCTCATTTGCCAGTGAAGATACGATTTCTTACCGACTGGTTGAAGAATTATCCGAGAAGTTCCACATCCCGGCAGATGAGATCAAAAAAGCAACTCATACTGCATGGGAAGAACTCGCTGCATGCAGAAAAGATATGCAGAAAAAAGGTGAAGAGACAATCAAATTCTTAAATGAAACCGGCAACCGTGGTATCGTTCTCGCAGGACGTCCGTACCACATCGACCCGGAAGTAAACCATGGTATCCCGGAACTGATCAACTCTTATAATATTGCAGTTCTGACGGAAGATTCGATCTCCCACTTAAATCCTGCAGAGCATCCATTAAATGTTATGGATCAGTGGATGTATCATTCCCGTCTGTATGCTGCTGCAAACTATGTAAAGACTGTAGATAATCTGGATCTGATCCAGTTAAACTCTTTCGGATGTGGTCTGGATGCTGTTACAACCGATCAGGTTGCATCCATCCTGAACGATTCTGACAAGATCTACACCTCTCTTAAGATCGACGAGGTTAACAACTTAGGTGCCGCAAGAATCCGTGTAAGATCACTGCTTGCTGCGATCCGAGTCCGAGAAAAGCGCGGAGATAAACGTGAGATCAAATCCTCCGCCATCAAAAAGGTTGCATTTACCAAAGAGATGCGTAAGAATTACACGATTCTCTGCCCGCAGATGTCTCCGATCCATTTCGAGCTTCTGGAGCCTGCATTTAATTCATCCGGATATAACCTTCAGGTTCTGCCGAACGACAACAAACAGGCCGTTGACGTAGGACTGAAATATGTAAATAACGATGCCTGCTATCCGTCACTGATGGTAGTCGGCCAGATCATGGAAGCTATCCTTTCCGGTAAATATGACACACACAAGATTGCCGTGATCATCAGTCAGACCGGTGGTGGATGCCGTGCTTCCAACTACATCGGATTCATCCGCCGTGCCCTTAAGAAGGCCGGTTACGGACACATTCCGGTCATCTCCATCAACTTAAGTGGTCTGGAGGATAATCCAGGATTCAAACTGACTCCGAACCTGATCTTACGAGGTATCTATGGTGCAGTATTTGGTGACATCTTCATGAAGTGTGTATACCGTCTGCGTCCATATGAGGCTGTTCCAGGCTCTGTCAATGCAATGCACAGAAAATGGGTAAAGGTATGCCAGGACTTTGTATCAAACGGCTACCCGAGCAGGCGTAAATTCAAACGTCTCTGCCGTGAGATCATTGAAGACTTTGACAATAACATCGAATTACTTGATATAAAGAAACCTCGTGTTGGTGTCGTTGGAGAAATCCTTGTCAAATTCCTTCCGGCAGCCAACAACTACCTGGTAGATCTTCTGGAAAGCGAAGGAGCCGAGGCAGTTGTTCCGGATCTTCTGGACTTCCTGCTCTACTGCTTCTACAACCAGAACTTCAAGGTGGAAAAGCTTGGATTCGAAAAGAAAAAAGCCACAACAGCTAATCTTGGTATCAAAGCTCTGGAATGGTTCCGTGCTCCGGCAACCGAAGCATTTGCGGCCAGCAAGCACTTCACACCACCTGCTAAGATCCAGGATCTTGGAAAGATGGCTTCGGACATCGTATCTCTTGGTAACCAGACTGGTGAAGGATGGTTCCTTACAGGAGAAATGTTAGAGCTGATCCACAGTGGTGCACCAAATATCGTGTGTACACAGCCATTCGCCTGCCTGCCGAACCATGTCGTAGGTAAGGGAGTTATCAAAGAACTTCGCAGACGCTATCCGGAATCTAATATCGTAGCGATTGATTTCGATCCGGGTGCAAGTGAAGTTAACCAATTGAATCGACTGAAGTTGATGCTTTCTACGGCGAATAAGAATTTGAATAAATAA
- a CDS encoding rhomboid family intramembrane serine protease, whose product MNNWLDKLERKFSRYAIPNLMTYIIILYAAGFVLNLINPTFYSQFLSLDAGKILQGQIWRIVTFIIQPPSDSLIFIVFVLYLYYMIGKQLEAAWGAFRFNLYFFSGMLFIVIGAILAFLLTGAVLPMDTWYLNLSLFFAFAALYPDIQLLLFFVIPIKIKWLAMLDGLYFVYAIVQAFLPAYGGGVYGIYYKANALAAFISILNFIIFFLSSRNMKPYSPGQMKRKNDFKRKMRQAERPVNVYANGAKHRCAVCGRTEMDDPNLEFRYCSKCNGNYEYCQDHLFTHTHVK is encoded by the coding sequence ATGAACAATTGGTTAGACAAACTTGAACGGAAATTTAGCAGATATGCGATTCCAAATCTCATGACTTATATTATAATATTATATGCAGCCGGATTTGTGCTGAATCTGATCAATCCGACGTTCTATAGCCAGTTCCTAAGCCTGGATGCCGGTAAGATTCTTCAGGGGCAGATATGGAGAATCGTTACGTTTATTATCCAGCCTCCATCTGACAGCCTGATTTTTATTGTATTCGTACTGTATCTCTATTATATGATAGGGAAGCAGTTAGAGGCAGCGTGGGGGGCTTTTCGTTTTAATCTGTATTTCTTTTCGGGAATGCTCTTTATTGTAATAGGAGCCATACTGGCATTTTTACTGACAGGCGCTGTGTTACCGATGGATACATGGTATCTGAATCTGTCGCTATTCTTTGCATTTGCGGCACTCTACCCGGATATCCAGCTGTTATTGTTCTTTGTCATACCGATCAAGATCAAATGGCTGGCGATGCTGGATGGTCTGTATTTTGTGTATGCGATCGTACAGGCTTTTCTTCCGGCCTACGGCGGAGGTGTCTATGGCATATATTATAAGGCGAATGCACTTGCTGCGTTCATCTCGATCCTGAACTTTATCATTTTTTTCTTAAGTTCACGGAATATGAAGCCGTATTCACCGGGCCAGATGAAGAGAAAGAATGATTTCAAGCGCAAGATGAGACAGGCAGAAAGACCGGTGAATGTCTATGCAAATGGAGCAAAACACAGATGTGCAGTCTGCGGAAGAACAGAAATGGATGATCCGAATCTGGAATTCCGGTATTGCTCAAAATGTAATGGCAATTATGAATATTGCCAGGATCATTTGTTCACACATACACATGTTAAATAA